The DNA segment GATTAAATAACCATGCAAATAATCGGATATGTATTACTCATGCTAATACAGGGTTCTGCTGTACCTGTAACGGAAGATATATATACGCAATCGGAATGCAATAAACGTGCTGAATATTTAATGTCAGTGAGGAATATTGAAGTTGTTTGTGGAGAGGTATTGAATGAAAGATAAGTATTATGCTGGACTAGAATATTATAGAGATTCAATTGAAATAGAACCAACAATGAAAGATTGGTTTGTTTTAAATACTCCATCTTTGAATGTGGAAGTTACAAAACAAGACTTAATTGACATCAGAAATACTATCAACGAAATACTAGAGGCTGATAATGAATAAATACACCGAACTATCTGACTTAGAAATTAACAAGCGCGTATTTGTTGCTGCGAAAATAGAACATGAAGACACAGACTTGCATAGCAATAAAGTTTTCTATGGAGATGGAGCTAAATGGATTGAGTTTAACCCATGCAATAACCCAGCCGATGCAATGCCTATTATTATTGAGAATAAAATAGGAATGAATTTTATTGGTAATATCGTTGGCTGGTCTGCGAGTCATATTTGTGAAAGCAAAGGTGAACTTGAGGTTTACGATAAAAACTATTATCGCGCAGCTATGATGTGCTTTTTGATTATGAAGGGTGAGGAGAATGAAGGCTGACTACGGAGGTAGCCACACACCAAAGGAATTGCGTGATAGATGGCAAACTCCCCTACCTTTATTCACAGCACTGGACGCTGAATTCGGTTTCTATTTAGATGCCGCTGCCGATAAAAATAACCACCTTTGCACTCATTACCTCACCGAAAAAGACGACTCGTTAAATTGCGACTGGAAAAGTTACGGAGCGATATTCTTAAATCCTCCTTACAGTGAAATTCAGCCTTGGATTAATAAAGCCGCCGAACAATGTAAAAAGCAATTACAGCCTATCGTGATGTTAATTCCTGTTGATACTTCTGTTGGTTGGTTTAATTCTGCATTAGAAACAGTTGATGAAGTGAGATTAATTATAGGAGGAAGAATATCTTTTATTAATGCAGGAACAAACAAACCCGTCAATGGAAACAATAAAGGCTCAATGCTTTTAATATGGCGACCATATATAAAACCAAGAAAGATAATTAATACTGTCGATAGAGATGAATTAATTAATATCGGAAATAAAATATTAAATGAATGGAAAATAGCATAGGTGAATTATGAGGTTAATAATTCGCGGTGAAGTCACGCCCATAGAAAGGATTGCTATTAATGAGGCATTGGAAGCCCATAAAAAGAAATATAATCGAACTGGAATAATCGTTAGCCACAAAATAAAGATAGGAAAGAATATCTACCCAGTCGAAATAGAAAACTGTCGTAAATCATATATGGTCACTTTGCGTAATAAAAGGCAAAGACTATGAACACACAAGCAATGGAAAACGCACGAAGGCAAATAGCAAAGGAATGCTTAATCGAACTCAGAAGCCACGGAATACCTAACGACAAACTAACCACTCAGATCCTCGATAAATGCACACCAAAGTTTAAGCCTCTAAATCACACAAAGTACAACGCCAAAGATGTTATGTGCCAATACATCAGAAATCTGCAAAAGGAAGAGAAGAATGGAAGATGACTGCATGACATTGAAAGAGTTTGCAGGGAAGCTAAAACTCTCACCATCGACTATCTATAAAAACCCACCAAAATATTACATGTTTAAGGTGGGTGGTTCATGGCGAGCTAACAAGGATAGCCTGAAAAAGTTTGAACAGGCGCAGTTTAATGACAATAATGTTTACCGGCTGGCTGTGGTCGGTGGCAGGAGAAATTTAAAATGCCGATCTACAAAAGAGGTAACACATACTGGATTGATGTCACATCTCCAAGTGGAGAAAGAATTAGGAGATCTACTGGCACCACGAACAAGGTAAAGGCTCAGGAGTATCACGATAAATTAAAATACGACCTGTGGCAGATAGATAAATTAGATAAATCGCCAGAACGAACATTCGATGAGATGATGATTTTGGCGCTAAGAAATGCTGAGAGCCATCGAAGTTTTGCAAATGCACAAACTAATGCAAGGTATTTCCTAGCTATTTTCAAGGGAAGAAAACTATCCACTATTACCAGTGATGAGATCACGAACTCACTGCCTGTGTATAGCACGAAAACAAAGAGAAAACTCTCTAACGCATCCAAAAACAGGTATCGTTCATTTATTATGAGGGCATTTTCATTAGCCCACAAAACTGGGTGGATAAAAGAGAAACCGCATGTCCCGTCGTTTAGGGAGCCAACCGTTAGGGTTAGATGGATCGAAAAGGAGGTAGCGATAGAGCTTATTGATAATTTAAAGCTCAAGTGGATGAAGGACTTGGTTAGCTTGGCATTATTAACTGGGGCAAGGCGAGGTGAGTTGCTATCCCTAACTTGGAGCAATGTTGACTTAGATAGAGGGGTTGCAATAGTAACACCTGAAAACTCAAAATCTAACCGAGGTCGCCCTCTTCCCTTAAATGAAGATGCTGTAAATATTTTAAGCAATATTCCAAAAGACTTTGAATATGTATTTACAAGAACCGGGAAAAGGAAACGAACTATTGGATTGGAAGATTTTGAACGGGCGGTGAAATTAACCAAGCTAACAGATTTTAGATTTCACGACCTACGACACACATGGGCTAGTTGGCACGTTCAAAGCGGTACACCATTAATGGTATTAAAAGAAATGGGAGGATGGGAAACATTAGAAATGGTTAAGAGGTACGCTCATTTAAGTGGCGAGCATTTAACCAAATACAGTGAGCGTGTCACAATTTCGACACACTCGAAGAATAAAGCCAGCAAAAAGCCACATCTAACACTTTTAACTGGCTGATTAATATAGATTAATATTACCCATTATCTAGTGTAAAACACAATCCTGAATAGATTTAATATCGGACTCTGAATTAGAACCGTTTTTAGCTTGAACAGTTAACTCACGAATACGTTGTAAGTTATTATTAATTTCATTTAATGCCCCTTCTGTAGTTTGGGCAATTGAAATACCGTCGTTCGCATTACGAGAAGCTTGAGTCAAACCATTAATATTTGAAGTAAAACGGTTAGCAATCGCTTGACCCGCTGCGTCATCCTTGGCGCTATTAATACGTAAGCCAGAAGATAAACGTTGGATAGCGTTACCTAATGCACTTTGTGAACGGTTTAAATTATTTTGAGTCACGAGTGACAGGTAATTGGTATTAATGACTTGTGCCATAAAATATTCCTTCAACTTGATTTTAAAATACTTTTTAATGAATAGGTTGGTTATTACGTCACTGTAATAACGTTGCCTAAACACTATCGTCATCAATTTTGAGAGTTTTACGATTTTTGACGTCAAGAAAATAGCAATAAAAGCCAGTTAGTTAATTTGTAAGGAATAATTGATTGCAAAAAAAAGAGGAAATGATCGAAAGAAAAAATAAAACTAAAAAAGAATGGGTTTAAATATAAAATACTGAGAGCCTATATTCTAAATAATTCAATATGTAGTTAGGCAATAAATAAGTGAGTTGCTAAGACAATGGAAATATGACGAGTATATATCCCCTGCTTAGTGTTAAAAGAAAAGTATGAATATTTCTTAGCGTAAAAAACAAAAAAAAGACCCTCAGATGAGGGTCTTTGATATAGAAAGGTATCTTTTGTGTCAGAGTACGAATTAACGTAACAGAGACAGAACTGATTGTGGTACTTGGTTTGCTTGAGCAAGTACAGAAGTACCAGCTTGTTGCAGGATTTGACCACGGCTCATGTTAGAAACTTCTGTTGCATAGTCAGCATCTAAGATACGGCTACGTGAAGCAGATAAGTTATTAACAGTGTTGTTCAGGTTGTTGATAGTAGATTCAAAACGGTTTTGAATCGCACCTAATTTAGAACGGCTTTCATCAATTTTGTTGATAGCTTCGTCTAAAGTAGCCAGAGCATCTTCTTTAACGTCTAAAGTTTTAACGTCTTTACCCGCAGCAGGAGTAAATTCGTTAGCAGTTACAGCTGCACTTGCTTTTAAGTTAACTTGTGCAGTATCTGTACCATCAGCTTCAAAGTCAGAAGAAGAAACTAAATAATCTGTACCGCCTTTAGTTGCAACAAATTTATCTGCAACAACTTTACCATCTTCTTCATAAGCTTTAACTGTTAAACCAGTTTCCAGTTTAGTACCAGTAGCAACACCTAATTTAGTAGGGTCTGCAGCAGCACCAGCTTTCTTCTCACCTTTGCTAACTGTAGCTTCTGTAAACAGTTTGTCACTTGAAACGCCTAAAGTACCGTTATCAATTTTATCTAAGTTAAATTTGATAACTTCTTTATCGTTAGTACCAACTTGGATAGTCATTTCTGACTTCTCACCGCTCAGTACTTTAACGCCGTTGAACTGAGTTTGTTCAGAGATACGGTTGATTTCACCAAGACGCTCTTTAACTTCTTCTTGGATTGAAGTGATGTCTGAGTTAGAGTTAGTACCGTTTTTAGCTTGAACTGTTAACTCACGGATACGTTGTAAGTTGTTGTTGATTTCGTTCAGAGCACCTTCAGTAGTTTGAGCGATAGAGATACCATCGTTCGCATTACGTGATGCTTGAGTTAAACCATTTACGTTTGAAGTGAAACGGTTAGCAATCGCTTGACCTGCTGCATCGTCTTTAGCGCTGTTGATACGCAGACCAGAAGACAGACGCTCGATTGCACTTCCTAAAGCTCCCTGAGATTTGTTCAGGTTGTTTTGAGTTACCAGAGATAGATAGTTGGTATTAATGACTTGTGCCATAGCTAGATTCCTTTAAAATCAAGTCGATAAAATAAAAGTTTGCCTATTCATTTACGGTGTCAATCACCGGCAACAAGTTTATCGGCACCCCACATACAACCTTTAACTTTTCCTACAAATATTTCTGCGTTTTTTTATAGAATTAATATCAAGTCAATGATAAACAAGGAAATTAAATTATTATTTTTTTATTAAAATTTTATCAATTTTCGTCTCAACCTATTTTTACCCTTCTAAATTCGACTTTAGTCATCAATGGCAACAAAAGGCTTCTATATGGCAGCCTGTTTACGTCATCAAAAATACCAAATAGACGTAAACTTTTCGCCGATTCTACCGATAACGGTTTTTGAGGATTATTTTACGAACACAGAAAGGAGACCGGTATGGCTGGTATTGCTTCACTAGGCGTGGG comes from the Proteus appendicitidis genome and includes:
- a CDS encoding DUF4060 family protein yields the protein MRLIIRGEVTPIERIAINEALEAHKKKYNRTGIIVSHKIKIGKNIYPVEIENCRKSYMVTLRNKRQRL
- a CDS encoding phage protein NinX family protein, with product MNKYTELSDLEINKRVFVAAKIEHEDTDLHSNKVFYGDGAKWIEFNPCNNPADAMPIIIENKIGMNFIGNIVGWSASHICESKGELEVYDKNYYRAAMMCFLIMKGEENEG
- a CDS encoding FliC/FljB family flagellin translates to MAQVINTNYLSLVTQNNLNKSQGALGSAIERLSSGLRINSAKDDAAGQAIANRFTSNVNGLTQASRNANDGISIAQTTEGALNEINNNLQRIRELTVQAKNGTNSNSDITSIQEEVKERLGEINRISEQTQFNGVKVLSGEKSEMTIQVGTNDKEVIKFNLDKIDNGTLGVSSDKLFTEATVSKGEKKAGAAADPTKLGVATGTKLETGLTVKAYEEDGKVVADKFVATKGGTDYLVSSSDFEADGTDTAQVNLKASAAVTANEFTPAAGKDVKTLDVKEDALATLDEAINKIDESRSKLGAIQNRFESTINNLNNTVNNLSASRSRILDADYATEVSNMSRGQILQQAGTSVLAQANQVPQSVLSLLR
- a CDS encoding phage N-6-adenine-methyltransferase, yielding MKADYGGSHTPKELRDRWQTPLPLFTALDAEFGFYLDAAADKNNHLCTHYLTEKDDSLNCDWKSYGAIFLNPPYSEIQPWINKAAEQCKKQLQPIVMLIPVDTSVGWFNSALETVDEVRLIIGGRISFINAGTNKPVNGNNKGSMLLIWRPYIKPRKIINTVDRDELINIGNKILNEWKIA
- a CDS encoding tyrosine-type recombinase/integrase; this translates as MPIYKRGNTYWIDVTSPSGERIRRSTGTTNKVKAQEYHDKLKYDLWQIDKLDKSPERTFDEMMILALRNAESHRSFANAQTNARYFLAIFKGRKLSTITSDEITNSLPVYSTKTKRKLSNASKNRYRSFIMRAFSLAHKTGWIKEKPHVPSFREPTVRVRWIEKEVAIELIDNLKLKWMKDLVSLALLTGARRGELLSLTWSNVDLDRGVAIVTPENSKSNRGRPLPLNEDAVNILSNIPKDFEYVFTRTGKRKRTIGLEDFERAVKLTKLTDFRFHDLRHTWASWHVQSGTPLMVLKEMGGWETLEMVKRYAHLSGEHLTKYSERVTISTHSKNKASKKPHLTLLTG